From Chryseobacterium gallinarum, one genomic window encodes:
- a CDS encoding TonB-dependent receptor domain-containing protein produces MKKTIYTLFLLSGIFVFSQEKQNDTVEGTKTKEIQAVILKSQRKKQFADKAVYTFDKEALEKARYAKDLLQTLPELQLDPVSNTITSTKGGTTLFLINGIEATDLHIRSIAPAEVVKVEYYDIPPARWSTRADTVINILTRSTETGYVFGADSFFALNTGFLNSSAYANYTKGKNNFGLEYSLNLRDYNDRRVNSIYDYQLDGKHYRSDEDRADHFGYTFQSVALRYTRLVPDNYALQVKLNTDIFSRFSKGTGQSIFTADNSNEEHAMFKNNGSDYVIPKLDVYYSKKIGEKDEVSINVVGSHYTTNTSETAKEWITGSGLSVYDNDMMLKAKQTSVVGELAHVHDFTTGKLSSGYRISSSSISNDLNNLAGYSQYKVNYLEQYFYTEFSGKADQFSYRIGAGLTNIHNKSAENTFDEWSFTPKVILGYQLKNNQNLRYTGSYSPVSPWSSALSSNVVQLAPNIIQRGNPFLKSQQVFSNNLTYSFNNKYFDFNATLFYRYTDRIINQYYVLDNEFGGYALTYENGKNAQRYGVQLTGSYKPFGNSLLVVKAVLTPTSELVRNSQGALIKNDLIGNYFVLSSEYKSFSLQYQFNIPVYSLSGAFLNTNENQNNVFVSYKHKNWTFSTGMYWIGMPSEYKTKSLSESAVDYRVHTQIMNNKSMFVLGLSYDFSKGKKTEIQRKLNNETAPAATF; encoded by the coding sequence ATGAAAAAAACTATATATACCTTATTTTTACTTAGTGGAATTTTTGTTTTTTCACAAGAGAAGCAAAATGACACGGTGGAAGGAACGAAAACGAAAGAGATTCAGGCAGTTATTTTAAAATCACAGCGTAAAAAACAATTTGCAGATAAAGCCGTTTATACTTTTGATAAAGAAGCGCTGGAAAAAGCCCGTTATGCAAAAGATCTGCTTCAGACGCTTCCCGAATTGCAGCTTGATCCTGTTTCCAACACGATTACAAGTACCAAAGGAGGAACCACTCTATTTCTTATTAATGGTATTGAAGCAACCGATCTTCACATCCGGAGTATTGCTCCCGCTGAAGTGGTAAAAGTGGAATATTACGACATTCCACCGGCAAGATGGTCAACAAGAGCTGATACAGTGATTAATATCCTGACAAGATCTACCGAAACCGGTTATGTTTTCGGGGCAGATTCCTTTTTTGCACTGAATACAGGTTTTCTGAATAGCTCTGCCTATGCCAATTATACAAAAGGGAAAAATAATTTTGGCCTTGAATATTCCCTTAATCTGAGAGATTATAATGACAGAAGAGTCAATAGTATTTATGACTACCAGCTGGACGGAAAACATTATCGTTCTGACGAAGACAGGGCCGATCATTTCGGATACACTTTTCAGAGTGTAGCATTACGGTATACCCGTCTTGTCCCCGATAATTATGCCTTACAGGTAAAACTGAATACGGACATTTTCAGCAGGTTTTCAAAAGGAACCGGGCAAAGTATCTTCACTGCAGACAATTCCAATGAAGAGCATGCCATGTTTAAAAATAACGGTTCGGATTATGTAATTCCCAAATTGGATGTATATTATTCTAAAAAAATAGGTGAAAAAGATGAGGTGAGCATTAATGTGGTAGGTTCTCACTATACAACCAATACCTCGGAGACGGCCAAAGAATGGATTACAGGTTCGGGGCTGTCAGTCTACGATAATGACATGATGCTTAAAGCAAAACAGACAAGTGTAGTAGGAGAGCTTGCGCATGTTCACGATTTTACGACCGGGAAATTATCCTCCGGATATCGTATTTCCAGTTCTTCCATTTCGAATGATCTCAACAATCTTGCGGGATATTCGCAGTATAAAGTAAATTACCTTGAACAGTATTTTTATACCGAATTTTCAGGAAAAGCCGACCAGTTCAGTTACCGTATTGGTGCCGGCCTTACTAATATCCATAACAAAAGTGCTGAAAACACTTTTGACGAATGGAGCTTTACTCCCAAGGTTATTTTAGGTTACCAGTTGAAGAATAATCAGAATCTACGGTATACAGGAAGTTATAGCCCGGTAAGCCCGTGGAGTAGTGCGTTGAGCAGCAATGTGGTACAGCTGGCTCCCAATATAATACAGAGAGGTAATCCTTTCCTGAAATCTCAGCAGGTTTTTTCCAATAATCTGACGTATTCTTTTAACAATAAATACTTTGATTTTAATGCCACCTTGTTTTACCGGTATACAGACCGGATCATCAATCAGTATTATGTTTTGGATAATGAATTCGGAGGATATGCATTGACATACGAAAATGGAAAAAATGCCCAGAGGTACGGAGTGCAGCTAACCGGTTCCTATAAGCCGTTCGGAAACAGTCTTCTTGTAGTAAAAGCAGTACTTACCCCTACCTCGGAATTAGTGAGAAACAGCCAGGGAGCACTTATTAAGAATGATCTTATAGGTAATTATTTTGTACTGTCATCAGAGTATAAATCCTTTTCGCTGCAGTACCAGTTTAATATCCCTGTTTATAGCCTCAGCGGAGCATTTCTTAATACCAATGAAAACCAGAATAATGTTTTTGTAAGCTATAAACATAAAAACTGGACATTCTCAACAGGAATGTATTGGATCGGTATGCCTTCAGAGTATAAAACGAAGAGCCTTTCCGAAAGTGCAGTAGATTATAGGGTACATACACAGATTATGAATAATAAATCTATGTTTGTATTGGGGTTGAGCTATGATTTTTCAAAAGGAAAGAAAACGGAAATTCAGAGAAAGCTTAATAATGAAACAGCTCCGGCAGCTACTTTTTAA
- a CDS encoding MFS transporter has translation MNSSSITTAQRIKAIVGGSIGNLVEWYDWYAYAAFAIYFSHSFFPDSDLNAQLMNTAGIFAVGFLMRPIGGWLFGSIADKIGRKKAMTFSVLLMSFGSLLIALTPTYTTIGILAPLLLLTARLLQGLSVGGEYGVSATYLSEMATQDRRGFYSSFQYVTLIGGQLIALGIQLILQKLLLTEAQLEDWGWRIPFVIGAMLSIIALYLRANLHETEAFENQKKVSGKKKGTVKELLKHPRALLTVVGLTLGGTLAFYTYTTYMQKFLVNTVHLTKEESTLISFISLFIFACLQPVFGGLSDKIGRRPLLLSFGVLGTLCTVPLLTALSNTTSMWTAFLLIMVSLIIVSGYTSINAVVKAELFPSEIRALGVGLPYALTVAVFGGTAEYIALWFKKTGTEEYFYWYITACIFFSLIVYIRMRDTKKTSALDQD, from the coding sequence ATGAACTCTTCCTCAATCACCACTGCCCAGAGAATCAAAGCGATTGTGGGCGGATCAATCGGAAATCTTGTAGAATGGTATGATTGGTATGCGTATGCAGCCTTTGCAATTTATTTTTCTCATTCTTTTTTTCCGGATTCCGACCTGAATGCCCAGTTGATGAACACCGCAGGAATTTTTGCTGTTGGCTTTTTGATGCGCCCCATCGGAGGATGGCTGTTCGGAAGCATTGCCGATAAAATAGGAAGAAAAAAAGCCATGACCTTCTCCGTATTGCTTATGTCCTTCGGATCACTTCTTATCGCCCTTACTCCAACCTATACAACCATAGGAATTCTGGCGCCACTCCTGCTTTTAACAGCCCGGTTATTACAGGGGCTGAGTGTTGGCGGTGAATATGGGGTATCTGCCACCTATCTTAGTGAAATGGCTACCCAGGACCGAAGAGGATTTTATTCCAGCTTTCAATATGTAACATTAATCGGCGGACAGCTTATAGCGCTGGGAATTCAGCTTATTTTACAAAAGTTACTGTTAACGGAAGCCCAACTTGAAGACTGGGGATGGAGAATTCCGTTTGTTATCGGAGCAATGCTTTCCATTATTGCTTTATATTTACGTGCCAATCTGCATGAAACCGAAGCTTTTGAAAACCAAAAAAAAGTCAGTGGAAAGAAAAAAGGAACCGTTAAAGAGCTTCTCAAACATCCCAGAGCCCTGCTTACTGTAGTTGGGCTGACCTTGGGCGGCACACTGGCATTCTATACTTACACAACGTATATGCAGAAATTCCTGGTGAACACCGTTCATCTGACTAAGGAAGAATCTACATTAATCTCTTTTATTTCCTTATTTATTTTTGCGTGTCTCCAGCCTGTATTCGGGGGCTTATCTGATAAAATAGGAAGACGGCCTCTTCTGTTAAGCTTCGGTGTTCTGGGAACTTTGTGTACAGTACCGCTTCTTACCGCCCTGAGCAATACGACTTCCATGTGGACAGCTTTTTTGTTGATTATGGTATCCCTGATTATTGTGAGCGGATATACTTCTATTAATGCTGTGGTAAAGGCAGAGCTATTTCCTTCCGAGATCAGAGCTCTTGGAGTAGGCCTTCCGTATGCACTCACGGTGGCTGTTTTTGGAGGAACGGCAGAATATATTGCGCTTTGGTTTAAAAAAACCGGAACAGAAGAATATTTTTACTGGTATATCACAGCCTGTATTTTCTTCTCACTCATCGTCTATATAAGAATGAGGGACACTAAAAAGACATCAGCACTGGATCAGGATTAA
- a CDS encoding alpha/beta fold hydrolase, with protein MKKIKFLLILMLFFAALCNVFGQEKSYPFEVRKTGNGSRALIFIPGFASSGEVWNETIAKFENKYTCYVLTMAGFAGVKANADASFTDWEKEIAAYIKNNKIEKPVIIGHSMGGGLALAIAADYPELPGKIVIVDTLPCLAALSDPDFTSKENNDCTSTINKLSAMTDEQFRQMQNQSIPRLLADTSMQETVIGWSMKSDRKTFAKMYCDFSNTDLREKIKSIQCPSLILLESFFINLKPSIEGQYKNLKNANFQYASKGLHFIMYDDKEWYFNQLNNFLSAH; from the coding sequence ATGAAAAAAATCAAATTCCTTCTTATCCTGATGTTATTTTTCGCTGCTTTATGTAATGTATTTGGTCAGGAAAAATCATATCCGTTCGAAGTCAGGAAAACCGGAAATGGCAGCCGGGCTTTAATCTTTATTCCGGGCTTTGCCTCTTCAGGTGAGGTATGGAACGAAACCATTGCAAAATTTGAAAACAAGTATACTTGTTATGTTCTCACTATGGCAGGATTTGCCGGCGTGAAAGCTAATGCTGATGCCAGTTTTACAGATTGGGAAAAAGAAATTGCAGCCTATATAAAAAATAATAAGATTGAAAAGCCGGTTATTATCGGACATAGCATGGGTGGCGGACTGGCCCTGGCCATTGCAGCAGACTATCCTGAACTCCCAGGTAAAATAGTAATCGTAGATACACTTCCTTGTCTGGCAGCGTTGTCTGATCCGGATTTTACATCCAAAGAAAACAATGACTGCACTTCTACCATTAATAAATTATCTGCAATGACAGATGAACAATTCCGTCAAATGCAAAACCAATCCATCCCTCGTCTTTTAGCAGATACTTCTATGCAGGAAACCGTTATTGGCTGGAGTATGAAATCAGACAGAAAAACATTTGCCAAAATGTATTGTGATTTTTCCAATACAGATCTCAGGGAAAAGATAAAATCCATACAATGTCCATCTCTTATTTTACTGGAATCTTTTTTTATAAACCTTAAACCCAGTATTGAAGGGCAATATAAAAACCTGAAAAATGCTAACTTTCAATATGCCTCAAAAGGGCTCCATTTTATTATGTATGATGATAAAGAATGGTACTTTAATCAGCTGAATAACTTCTTATCTGCACATTAA
- a CDS encoding RNA polymerase sigma factor, with the protein MIFEDIYELYWQRIFRLCMGYVNDAELAQDLAQETFIIVWQQLPKFRNESAIGTWIFRIASNNCLRQIEKEKKFSKTGLPAHLEEKKQESMEPQIQLLYQFISELPETDRIIISLELEEVKQAEIALITGLSEANIRVKIYRIKEKLTKKFKENGY; encoded by the coding sequence ATGATATTTGAAGATATATATGAGCTCTACTGGCAAAGGATATTCCGTTTGTGTATGGGATATGTTAATGATGCTGAACTCGCGCAGGATCTGGCCCAGGAAACATTTATCATTGTCTGGCAGCAGCTCCCGAAATTCAGGAATGAATCCGCTATCGGTACATGGATTTTCAGAATTGCCTCCAACAATTGCCTGCGTCAGATTGAAAAAGAAAAAAAATTTTCTAAAACCGGCCTTCCTGCTCATCTGGAGGAAAAAAAGCAGGAATCTATGGAGCCTCAGATACAGCTGCTGTACCAGTTTATCTCTGAGCTGCCTGAAACAGACAGGATTATTATTTCTTTGGAACTGGAAGAAGTAAAACAAGCAGAAATAGCCCTTATCACAGGACTGTCAGAAGCCAACATACGGGTGAAAATCTACCGGATCAAGGAAAAATTAACTAAAAAATTCAAAGAAAATGGATACTAA
- a CDS encoding class I SAM-dependent methyltransferase — MNTPDPKSHWENVYETKNPDQVSWTQKKPQTSLAFIHSSGLGKDAKIIDIGGGDSNLVDFLLEEGYENITVLDISSKALEKARQRLGKAADKVKWITADITAFEPAETYDIWHDRAAFHFLTTAEQISQYVSIAGKNTSHFMILGTFSTKGPTQCSGLDIQQYDEHSLSQQFEQDFEKIKCITEEHITPFGTTQHFVFCSFKKV, encoded by the coding sequence ATGAACACACCTGATCCTAAAAGCCACTGGGAAAATGTTTACGAAACCAAAAATCCGGACCAGGTAAGCTGGACTCAGAAAAAACCTCAGACTTCTCTTGCCTTCATCCATTCTTCTGGATTAGGAAAAGATGCCAAAATCATCGATATTGGAGGCGGCGACAGCAATCTTGTAGATTTCCTCCTTGAGGAAGGCTACGAAAATATCACCGTTCTTGATATTTCTTCCAAAGCCTTAGAGAAAGCCAGACAACGCCTGGGAAAAGCTGCTGACAAAGTAAAATGGATCACTGCGGATATTACTGCATTTGAACCTGCTGAAACCTATGACATCTGGCATGACAGAGCAGCATTCCATTTTCTGACCACTGCAGAACAGATATCCCAATATGTCAGCATTGCCGGAAAAAATACCAGCCATTTTATGATTTTGGGAACTTTTTCCACGAAAGGACCCACCCAATGCAGCGGGCTGGATATTCAGCAATATGATGAACACTCTTTATCTCAGCAGTTTGAGCAAGATTTTGAAAAAATAAAGTGCATTACTGAAGAGCATATAACCCCCTTCGGTACGACCCAACATTTTGTTTTTTGTAGTTTTAAGAAGGTCTGA